A segment of the Corynebacterium resistens DSM 45100 genome:
CGTCGGCGCTGGCATTTCCGGCATCGACCTCGCCCACCATGTGGCCAACAACTTCCCCACATGGCAGTGGGCCGTGGTGGATTCCAATTCGGATATCGGAGGTACGTGGAACACTTTCACCTACCCGGGAATCAGATCAGATTCGGACATGGCAACCTTTTCCTTCCCATTCGAGCGCTGGCGCCATCACGGCACCCTGGGGTCCGGGGCTCGGATTAAAGAACACGTCCGGGATGCTGCCGCCGAATGTGGCGCCCTCGATCGGCTCACGCTGAGCACGTGGGTTCGCCACGCAAATTTCAACACCGCCCGTGGCCTCTGGGAAGTCGATGCTGTAGAAGGCCCTGCCCGTAGCAATAACGCAGAAGGGTCGGTACGTGGCGTCGAGAAGAAGGACAAAGGCTATACCGTCTACACCCGTCGCCTCCATTTCGCCGCAGGATACTACCGGCACAGTGCCGGCTTTACGGCAGCGATTTCTGGTCTAGATAGGTTCGAAGGCACGGTTATCCACCCGCAAAGGTGGCCGGAGGACATTGATGTTCGTGGAAAGAATGTTATCATCATTGGCTCCGGTGCCACCGCCGTCACCCTACTGCCCGCTTTGCACTCAATGGGTGCCCATCCTACGATGCTGCAACGCACACCAACGTACATTGCCCCATTGCCTGAGACGGATGTCATCAGCACCGTCACCGGCGCCATCATCGGAACCAAAGGTAGCCGAGGAAAAGTCGCAACCCGCATAGCCCGCACCGGGCACATCTTCCGCGACATGGCGCAGTATCACCTCTGCCAGACATTCCCCACACTCGCCCGCGGCGCCTTCTGGGCAATGAACCGCGCTTTCGTGGACAGCGAAGAGATTCGCCGTAATTTCACCCCACCATACGGCCCATGGGATCAGCGCGTGTGTAAATCCCCCGGCGGCGACTTCTTCCGCGCGCTGCAACAAGGGGCGCAGGTTGTCACCGGAATCATCGACTCGGTCGAGGCCACGGGCATTCGCCTGAAAGAAGGCGCTTTCCTCCCCGCCGATATCATCGTCACAGCCACCGGCTTGCAGCTGCAGGCTTTCGGCAATGCTGGCTTTAGCGTGGATGGTACCGACGTGCCAACCCGGTCCATGGTTGCATACCGCAGCATGATGGCCAATCGCTTGCCGAACTTCACTTACACCATTGGCTACCTGAACCAGTCGTGGACATTGCGAGCGGATATGACTTCGCGCTACCTCGTCCAGCTCTGGAAAGACATGGAATCGCGCGGCGAACTATTCGCCTGCCCGGTGCTCCCGGAGGATTTGCCAGCCGATCGGCCAATGCTGGAAATGGAGTCCGGTTATATCCGCCGTTCGGTAGACGATTTGCCCCGCCAGGCAGCACGCGACCCGTGGCGCATGGAACACGATTACATCAAGGAACGCCGAACGTTCTTGGGTTCGGATAACACCCTAGACATGGCCTTCGGGGCAGATGCCCTGGCAGCGGCCGCTCCCCTCGCTTCCGGTGCTGGCGGTGGTGGCGCTGAACAACTGGTAATGCCCTCATAGCCGCACAAAAAAAGGGGGCCTGCTGGTGCCCACGCAACTTCCATCGCGCGGTTACCGCAGACCCCTTCTTCGGTGCTGTTGTCTAGATAGGTCTTGTTCTCTAGAAGGGTCTCCCTCTAGATCATTTTCTAGTGCCTTGAGTCGTTTGGTGTTTCATTCACCTAGGCCTCAGCCGATCTTTGCTCTCGTTTGGCCAGTGCACGCTTACTTTCAAACCGGCGTTGTCTAGGCGCCGGCTTTGGCTTGACGCCACGAAGTCCCCCTGCAAGGGCGTTGTCTAGGCGCCCAGTGTGGGTTCTATGTGCGGGCCTACCCCGACGTTGTCTAGGCGTCGAGAACCGAAAGCCACGGTGAGGCTGACCACGCCTTGATTAGGCGGCCACAACCTCGAAACGGAGGTTTGCAACGACATCAGAGTGCAGCTTGACCTCGACAGAGTACATGCCGGTGGACTTGATCTGTCCCTTGCCCAGCTTGATGCTCTTCTTTTCCAGGGAACGGCCGTTAGCCTTCTTCACTGCAGCGGCGATGTCTTCAGTGGTAACAGAGCCGAACAGCTTGCCTGCCTCAGAGGTGCGAACAGAGATGGTCACACCGGACAGAGCCTCGAGCTCAGCCTTAACCTCGCGCGCGTGATCCAGATCGCGGATCGCACGAGCTTCCTGGGCACGCTTGATGCCCTCGATCTGCTTCTCAGCACCGCGGGTAGCAACAATTGCGTAGCCACGTGGAAGCAGGTAGTTACGTCCATAGCCAGCCTTGACCTCGACGATGTCGCCTGGGACACCGAGGTTGTCAACGGTGGCGGTAAGGATCAGCTTCATGATCCAACCTTTCGTTGTGCGTGGAGTTGACTTGTTTTAGTGATTAATTTCTAAAATGGCGGCTCATCATCGCCGTCACCAAAACCGGACTGCGGTGCGGAGTTCCACGGGTCATCCATCGCGGCATTACGGCCGCTGAAGCCCTGATTCCCCTGATTACCGCCGTTGTCACGCCCACCTTGTGGGCCACCAAATCCACCCTGGTTGCCGCGGGAACCTTGGCCACCCTGATTTCCAGAGTTGCCACCGAATCCACCTTGGCCACCCTGACCGCCGGCGTTTCCGCCGAACCCGCCTTGGTTGTAGCCACCCTGGCCACCACCGCGGGAAACCTTGTTCACCTGGGCGGTTGCAAAGCGCAGGGACGGGCCGACCTCGTCGACCTCAACCTCCATGACGGTACGGCGCTCGCCATTCTTATCATCGTAAGAACGCTGGCGAAGACGGCCAGTGACGATCACACGATCGCCCTTGTGCAGGGTTTCTGCCACGTTTTCTGCAGCTTGGCGCCACACATTGCATGTCAGGAATACTGCCTCTCCATCCACATATTGCCCAGCCTGAGCGTCATAACGACGTGGCGTGGAAGCGACGCGGAAGTTAGCTACCGCGGCGCCGTTCTGGATGAAGCGCAGCTCAGGATCGGCAACGATGTTGCCAACCACGGTGATTGGAATATCGCCCTGTGCCATGTGTATTACCTCGCCTCGAAAAAATTTGGGTGTGGTGTTGCGTTACACGTCCGGTTTACAAGGACTAGAGTTACGCGTCCTTGCGCAGCACCTTGGTGCGCATGATGTCGTCGTTGATCTTAAGCACGCGGTCAAGCTCCTGCACGGTAGCCGATTCACACTTCAGATCGAGAACAACGTAGATGCCCTCGTCCTTCTTGTTAATCGGGTACTCGAGGCGACGCTTGCCCCAAATGTCGACCTTCTCAACGGTACCGTTTTCCTTGCGGACAATCTCCAAGTACTTGTCCAGCGACGGGGCAACGGTGCGCTCATCCTGGGAAGGGTCGATGATGATCATCATCTCGTATTGACGCACGGACCTCATCACCTCCTGTGGTCTTAATGTTTTCGGCCATACCCGGGTTTGGGCATGGCAGGAGGGTCGTTGCGTCAGCAACTTTTCCAGATTACCGCGTGCACGCCGAAATAAGAAACGGCCCTCGCAGAGCTAACCCTTGGTCGCGATGAAAATAGCTGTCGTGGTTGGCACTATCGTCATGAATACGATGGCGATCGCAAATAGGGTCCACACCAACTTGCGTGGCTTATTCAGGCTAAAACTCGCAAATGATGCCCCGAAAAACAAAAACCCAATCAGCACACTGCCGATCGTCACCCACATCGTTGGACTCATGATCGCTGCACCTTTCTGGCAGTTCCTACCGCCTGGCCTTCGTGTTCACTTGCGCTTTTACGGGCCTGTTCGCGTTTGCTTTGGTTTTCTTCATTGTCTACCGACGCCACGCTCTTTTCGAAATCACCCTCCCCAGCACTACCGTTTACGGCTACTTCGCGGTCCTTAGCCAGCATCCGACGAATCACCAGTACCGCCATAAATATCAGCAGCCCCAAACGGATCACCGTCATAGAATCCGCCAACCATTCCGGTGCCTGTTGCCCCGAAGGCAGGAATTGCCACATACGGACATACCAGTACACAGTTTCCAATGCAGCCCACCCAAACACGAGTCTCCACTTGGGAAGCGCCAGCACCAGCAACGGAACCAGCCAAATTGAATACTGCGGGCTCCACACCTTGTTGGTAATCATGAAAGCCAACAAGGCCAAGAACGCGACCTCGCCTACCTGTGGTGTGCGTGGCGCCTTGAACACCACCAACCAAGCCAGTGCCAACAGGCACACCACCAGCAAAGCGAAGGTAATCAAGTTGAGTGTCTGCACACCATCGACTGCCTTAGACGGTGAATTACCATCCCATGCCTGGCTACCAGTGAGGTGCGCAAGCACCGCGTAGATGGTCGAGCCTTCCCAACCACGCTGGGAGTTCAAGCGGAAAAATTCCCCCCAGCCCTGCGGGGACATCAGATAGATCGGCAGGTTTACTGCCGCCAAGGTGATGAACATGCCCGAGAGCATTCGGGCCAGTGGCATCCACAATCGGTTACGCAGACACAACAGGATGATGGCCCCGCCGATGAAGGCCGGCCACAACTTCGCACTGATCCCTAGTCCGATCATCACTCCTGCTAACGCGGGGCGCCGGTGTGCCCACAGCGCAATGGCGGCAACGGCTGGAAGTACCGATAGCAAATCGAAGTTAGTGAAGGCGTGCACGAGGACCAGGGGCGAAGCGGCCATCAGGAGGGTATCCCACGGCCGGTTTCCAGTGAGCTTCACCATGATGGCCACCGCCACCATCCACGCAGCCCCCAAGACAATGCAGTTCACCGCAAAATAGACTGCCCCCTCGGGCACCTGATCCATTCCCAGTGGCTTAAACAGGTCGTAGATGAAGTGGGCAATGACGGCGTTCATCCACTGGAACAACCCCGATAACACGGGATACTCCATGTAGCGCACTGCCCCGTCTGAACCTTGCCACGAATTCAGGTACGGAAAGAGCTGTTCGTCGAGTTTGTGGGAGTGATACAGCGAAATCGTGTCGTTGTAACAGGCGCTGGTGTATTGACGGCGGCCACTCCAATCGATGAAGGGCCCTCCCTGCCCATGCCCAGTGCGCACGCACTGCCCCTTTTGCAGGTAGCCCAGCGTGAGGAAGAAGCCGGATACCGCGACCAAAACGCGCAGCGGAGTCCACCACGCAGCGCGCCCAATCAGTGCGTGTTTACCGGGTTTGCCACCAAGGAAGCCAATAAACCCCGACGCCATGGGTTCTGTTTCCGAGGGAAGCACTCGCTTGTGATTGCTTTCCAAAGGGCGCAGGGGCGTCGGGGTTGTTGTCATGGTCGGCATTATATGCCGTGGGCGCGGCATCCGGAGATGCAACGGTCGCAAGCGACCGTGAAGGCTACCTTCTGCCTCCCAAAAGGTCTCCGATCAGATCGTTGATATTGCCTCCCGGAGGAGCCGCTGGTGGCGGGTTGTTCGGACGTGGGCGGGACGTTGGTTGAGGCGCCGGGCGCGATGGCGCCTGCGATGGAGCCTGGCTGGAAGGCTGCGCGGGCGCTGTGCTTGGCTCCTGGCTAGGTGCCTGTTGGGCTGTTCCATTACCCGGGCCTGTACCGGAATCAGGAATGTTTTGAACCGTATCGCTGCTGGTATGGAACTGTTGAATCTCTTGACCATCGAGGGCTCGATCCATCGTCGCCCTCCACACCTGTGCCGGAGTACCGGAACCATACATGGAGCCACCACCTGCGTTGTACAGTGGCTTATTCTTCAGATCTCCGAACCAGACCGCGGTGGAGAGCTGCGGGGTGGAACCGATCATCCACGCATCCTTATTCTCACCGGTATCTCCCAGCTGTGCGGTACCGGTCTTGGATGCGGACGGCCGACCAGCTGCGAGTACGTTGCCGTTGGAGTACGCCGCAATAGGCAGCATCGCTGCGACCACGTTATCGGCAACTTCTTCCCTGAGAACCTGGTCACCCTTCATCTTGGAATTATCCAGCAGTACATCGCCGTTGGAGTTTTCCACTTTCTGAACAAAGTGTGGCCGGTAGTACTTGCCCGCATTGGTCAGCGTTGCCAAGCCAGAAGCCATATCCAACGGGCGCGACTGGTACTGACCCAAGGTCACACCTTCATATGGCGGACCATTATTTTCACTCAAGGTCTTACCGATTCCCGGTAGCTCTTCTGCGACGCCCAAGCGGTGCGCCATATCGGCTACATCTTGGGGCCCGCCCTTTAGCGACTGTGTAAGGCGAATGAAGCTCGTGTTGAGCGAAAGCTTCAAAGCCTGTGCAATCGAACAGGTGCCACAGGACGTACCCTCGGAATTGTTCACCGTGATATTTCCGGTGGTCACTGGCGAAGAATCAAATTGGTCGTTTAGAGTGCCACCTTGGTCCAAGTAAGCCGCGAGCGCAAAGATCTTGAATGTGGAACCGGTTTGCACGCCCGCGTTGGCGAAGTCCCAACCAACAGGATCATCGCCGCCGTACCAAGCCCGGATACCGCCATTGCGCGGATCCACGGAAACTACGGCAGCACGCACGCTATCTGGCTGTCCGTCCAGCTTATTCTTGGCTTCCTCAACAGCGGCTGCTTGGGCACGCGGGTCGATGGTAGTAGTGATCCTCAGGCCACCTGTGTTGACCTGCTGCTCCGTAATTCCGGCTGCGGCCAGCTCCTGTATGACTTGGCTCTTGATCAAGCCATTGGAGCCCTTGGCCACAGACGTCGTGGCTGTGGTCGCAGGATCCTTCACCTTGGGGTATTTCGCAGCGTGACGATCAGCCGGCTTCAGCGCACCGATCGTCACCATGCCGTCCATGACATAGTTCCAACGATTTTGGGCGCGTTCCTTATTAGTCCATGGGTCCAGCGCAGATGGTGCTTGGATCGAGGCAGCCAGCACCGCTCCCTCACCAGGAGTCAGCTTGCTGACGTCCTTACCGAAATAAGCTTGGGAAGCTGCCGAAATGCCGTAAGCGTTACGGCCAAAGTAAATGGTATTTAGGTACGCCTGAAGAATCTCGTCCTTGGACCACTCGCGAGCCATCTTGGCGGAAATCACCAACTCCTTGGCTTTACGTGTCACGGACCGTTCATCACCAACAAGCGCGTTCTTCACGTACTGCTGTGTAATGGTGGAACCACCACCAGCGCTCGATTTACCAGTCACCGCACCTAAGGCAGCGCGCCCGAAACCACTGATGGAAAAACCTGGGTTCTTGTAGTAGTCGCGGTCTTCTGCTGCCAACACAGCTTGCCGGACTGGAAGTGGAATTTCTTCCAATTTCACATTTTGCCGGTTGCCCTCGGGAGGAACGATCCGTGCGAGCTCAGACTTCCCGTCCATCGCCATGATGTGGGAAACCTGATTATTGACCAACTCTTCTGGCTCAGGAACCTTGGTCACCGCATAAGCAGTAAAGAACGCTACTAACGGCACCACAATAACCACGACCATCAGAGCAGCGAAGCCCGCGAGCAGGCTGCGCAAGAAGGACTTATCCTTCAGGCTGGCCTTCTTACGGGTACGTACCGTGATATTGCCATTCTTGACGGAACGATTGGAGTTCCTAGCGGGTGCGGCACCCCTGCCACGTTTCGCCTGCTGTGCCTGGCGCGAAACCTGGCGCCCAGCACCTGTGGCACGAGGAGACTGTCCCCTAGCTGAGTGGCGACGTGGAGGTTGACCCGCGCCAGCAGCGCGACGCGGTGGTTGTCCTGAACCTTGGCGTGGCTGACTACCGTTCCGAGGTTGCCCAGAACGTGATTGTCCACCTTGAGGCTGGCTACGTCTTGCGCCATCACCTTGGCGACGGCGACCGCCCGGCTGTGGTGATCGCCGGGGATCTGGACGTCCTTGCCCGTGGGGGTTGCGTGGAGGCTGATTGTCAGTACTCAACTAGTCGAGCTCCCGATTGCTTACTATTACTATTTACTCTGCACTGTGGCGCGCTTTCGATCAGTGCGAAAAAGTCTCCACCCTGATCAAGAAGTTCCACCTGCAATGCAGGCAAACCTCTACGGTGTGCACGCTAATCTCTCGCGGGCGACTGGCTGTTTCCAACTGCAATCGACCATGCGAAAAATCATTCAGCACAACGTCTATCTCCTTAACACTACGCGCAGTACCCGACTTTTCACCTAATAGCTCACCGTGAATCCACCGTGTGTCATACAGTTTCTCGCCAGCACACACAGGGCACAGCCGGTTGGGCTTCTGCCCCAATACCTCGGCGGAAGCGATGAGCGACGGGGTGGCGTCGCAAATATCAGCAGCCTGAAGTTCCCCCGAACGAAACTGCGCTAGCACCCGAGCGCGCTCCAAGTCTCTACCCACGACATGTCGCTTCAAGTCCATAGCGAATATTCTACGGAGTCTTCCGACACGACTTAATCGGTAAACCTCGCTTGCTTGATCGGTAAACCACCGCACGCGTGCGGGTGAAATCCATCAATCGCCTTAGCGTGGATTCCATGCCAAATAACTCAAATACCGTCAACATCGCCATCGTGGGGTTGGGCAACTGCGCAACCTCGTTGATTCAAGGTGTCCACCGCTATGCCGAAGCAGCAGTGGATCAAGACATTCCGGGCTTGATGCACACCAAGTTCGGGCCGTATCACGTCGATGATGTCAAGGTCGTGGCCGCATTTGATGTGGATGCAGAAAAGGTTGGCAAAGATGTCTCCGAGGCCATCGAAAGCTCCCGCAACTGCACCATCAAGATTGCCGACGTACCTCACACCGGCGTGACCGTCCTGCGTGGCCCCACCCACGATGGACTTGGCCGCTACTACCAAGAGGCCATCGAGGAATCCGCCGAAGAGCCTGTCGACGTGGTCGCAGCATTGCGCGAGGCCAA
Coding sequences within it:
- a CDS encoding single-stranded DNA-binding protein produces the protein MAQGDIPITVVGNIVADPELRFIQNGAAVANFRVASTPRRYDAQAGQYVDGEAVFLTCNVWRQAAENVAETLHKGDRVIVTGRLRQRSYDDKNGERRTVMEVEVDEVGPSLRFATAQVNKVSRGGGQGGYNQGGFGGNAGGQGGQGGFGGNSGNQGGQGSRGNQGGFGGPQGGRDNGGNQGNQGFSGRNAAMDDPWNSAPQSGFGDGDDEPPF
- a CDS encoding flavin-containing monooxygenase translates to MTHSQHQQPLAPQQTTPDSPLDLLIVGAGISGIDLAHHVANNFPTWQWAVVDSNSDIGGTWNTFTYPGIRSDSDMATFSFPFERWRHHGTLGSGARIKEHVRDAAAECGALDRLTLSTWVRHANFNTARGLWEVDAVEGPARSNNAEGSVRGVEKKDKGYTVYTRRLHFAAGYYRHSAGFTAAISGLDRFEGTVIHPQRWPEDIDVRGKNVIIIGSGATAVTLLPALHSMGAHPTMLQRTPTYIAPLPETDVISTVTGAIIGTKGSRGKVATRIARTGHIFRDMAQYHLCQTFPTLARGAFWAMNRAFVDSEEIRRNFTPPYGPWDQRVCKSPGGDFFRALQQGAQVVTGIIDSVEATGIRLKEGAFLPADIIVTATGLQLQAFGNAGFSVDGTDVPTRSMVAYRSMMANRLPNFTYTIGYLNQSWTLRADMTSRYLVQLWKDMESRGELFACPVLPEDLPADRPMLEMESGYIRRSVDDLPRQAARDPWRMEHDYIKERRTFLGSDNTLDMAFGADALAAAAPLASGAGGGGAEQLVMPS
- a CDS encoding glycosyltransferase family 87 protein translates to MTTTPTPLRPLESNHKRVLPSETEPMASGFIGFLGGKPGKHALIGRAAWWTPLRVLVAVSGFFLTLGYLQKGQCVRTGHGQGGPFIDWSGRRQYTSACYNDTISLYHSHKLDEQLFPYLNSWQGSDGAVRYMEYPVLSGLFQWMNAVIAHFIYDLFKPLGMDQVPEGAVYFAVNCIVLGAAWMVAVAIMVKLTGNRPWDTLLMAASPLVLVHAFTNFDLLSVLPAVAAIALWAHRRPALAGVMIGLGISAKLWPAFIGGAIILLCLRNRLWMPLARMLSGMFITLAAVNLPIYLMSPQGWGEFFRLNSQRGWEGSTIYAVLAHLTGSQAWDGNSPSKAVDGVQTLNLITFALLVVCLLALAWLVVFKAPRTPQVGEVAFLALLAFMITNKVWSPQYSIWLVPLLVLALPKWRLVFGWAALETVYWYVRMWQFLPSGQQAPEWLADSMTVIRLGLLIFMAVLVIRRMLAKDREVAVNGSAGEGDFEKSVASVDNEENQSKREQARKSASEHEGQAVGTARKVQRS
- a CDS encoding DUF5318 family protein, which encodes MDLKRHVVGRDLERARVLAQFRSGELQAADICDATPSLIASAEVLGQKPNRLCPVCAGEKLYDTRWIHGELLGEKSGTARSVKEIDVVLNDFSHGRLQLETASRPREISVHTVEVCLHCRWNFLIRVETFSH
- a CDS encoding transglycosylase domain-containing protein, with the protein product MVVVIVVPLVAFFTAYAVTKVPEPEELVNNQVSHIMAMDGKSELARIVPPEGNRQNVKLEEIPLPVRQAVLAAEDRDYYKNPGFSISGFGRAALGAVTGKSSAGGGSTITQQYVKNALVGDERSVTRKAKELVISAKMAREWSKDEILQAYLNTIYFGRNAYGISAASQAYFGKDVSKLTPGEGAVLAASIQAPSALDPWTNKERAQNRWNYVMDGMVTIGALKPADRHAAKYPKVKDPATTATTSVAKGSNGLIKSQVIQELAAAGITEQQVNTGGLRITTTIDPRAQAAAVEEAKNKLDGQPDSVRAAVVSVDPRNGGIRAWYGGDDPVGWDFANAGVQTGSTFKIFALAAYLDQGGTLNDQFDSSPVTTGNITVNNSEGTSCGTCSIAQALKLSLNTSFIRLTQSLKGGPQDVADMAHRLGVAEELPGIGKTLSENNGPPYEGVTLGQYQSRPLDMASGLATLTNAGKYYRPHFVQKVENSNGDVLLDNSKMKGDQVLREEVADNVVAAMLPIAAYSNGNVLAAGRPSASKTGTAQLGDTGENKDAWMIGSTPQLSTAVWFGDLKNKPLYNAGGGSMYGSGTPAQVWRATMDRALDGQEIQQFHTSSDTVQNIPDSGTGPGNGTAQQAPSQEPSTAPAQPSSQAPSQAPSRPAPQPTSRPRPNNPPPAAPPGGNINDLIGDLLGGRR
- the rpsF gene encoding 30S ribosomal protein S6; this translates as MRSVRQYEMMIIIDPSQDERTVAPSLDKYLEIVRKENGTVEKVDIWGKRRLEYPINKKDEGIYVVLDLKCESATVQELDRVLKINDDIMRTKVLRKDA
- the rplI gene encoding 50S ribosomal protein L9; the encoded protein is MKLILTATVDNLGVPGDIVEVKAGYGRNYLLPRGYAIVATRGAEKQIEGIKRAQEARAIRDLDHAREVKAELEALSGVTISVRTSEAGKLFGSVTTEDIAAAVKKANGRSLEKKSIKLGKGQIKSTGMYSVEVKLHSDVVANLRFEVVAA